Genomic segment of Halalkalicoccus subterraneus:
GTATCGCCGCGAAGGGTCGGTTTCAAGGGACGCTCACCGTTCGCGGAAAGAACGCCCACGCCGCCGAACCCGAGACGGGAACGAACGCGATCTCGGGGGCGGGACGCGTCCTCGTCGCCCTCGAATCGTTCGACGCCGACGCCGATCCCCATCCCGATCTGGGCGGCCCGACGCTCACGCCGACGATCATCGAGGGCGGGACCGCGACGAATCAGGTGCCCGCCGGGTGTCGGATCACCCTCGACCGCCGGAGCGTCCCGCCCGAGACCACCGGGGAGTTCGCCGACGCGCTCGGGGCCCACCTCGAATCACACGTTCCCGATGTCGACGCCGAGTTCCGGTTCACCGAACGCGAGACGCCCTTTTTGGAGGCGTTCGAGACCGACCCCGGTGAGCCGGTCGTCGAGGCGCTGCGGGCGGCGGGTGCGGGCGACCCACGTCCGTTCACCGCCGCCACGGAGGCCTCGTACTTCGCGAACGAGGCTCCTACTGTGGTCTTCGGGCCGGGCGTGCTCGCCGACGCCGAGGGCGCGGTTGCCCACGGCGATCGGGAGTACGTTCGGATCGAGCGGGTCCGGTGGGCGGCCGAGGTTTTGGAGGGGGCGCTCGCCCGGCTGCACTGATACCCTTTTCACGCTACCGGAGCCGTTCGACGTCCTCCGGTGGCTCGCCGAACTCCTCGGGATGACAGCAGGCCGCGAGCCGCTCGGCCGCGTCGACAAGCCGGGGGCTCCAGCGGTTCAGGTAGCTCGCGCCGTCCATGGCATAGGCACGTCCGTTCCGGGCGGCCGACAGCCCCGCCCAGCCCTCGCGCTCGGTCAGCTCCTCGCTCCGGGCGATGGTGGCCTCGACGTCGAACCCGCAGGGCGCGGCGACGAGCACCTCGGGATCGTATTCGACCACCGAGGGCCATTCGACCTCGACGGTCCGGTCGCCGGGCTCGGCGAGCCCGTACTCGCCGCCCGCGATTTCGACCAGCTCGGGCACCCAGTTGCCGGCGGCGATGAGCGGGTCGAGCCACTCGAG
This window contains:
- a CDS encoding M20 family metallopeptidase translates to MSTTLDPIDFLERAVGIPSNEGVEEMREFLCETLVEHGVEPRVDGAGNVLASRGEGLPHTLLNTHIDTVSPHVPFDRAGEVIRGRGSCDAKGPLAAMLAAFLGCEPDGRITLAVTPDEETLSTGAHHLSLEFDRCIVGEPTDLDVCIAAKGRFQGTLTVRGKNAHAAEPETGTNAISGAGRVLVALESFDADADPHPDLGGPTLTPTIIEGGTATNQVPAGCRITLDRRSVPPETTGEFADALGAHLESHVPDVDAEFRFTERETPFLEAFETDPGEPVVEALRAAGAGDPRPFTAATEASYFANEAPTVVFGPGVLADAEGAVAHGDREYVRIERVRWAAEVLEGALARLH